In Embleya scabrispora, the DNA window GGCGTGGACATCGGCTGCGGGATGAGCGCGGTGAAGACCTCGCTCACCGCCGCCGACCTGCCCGACGACCTGTCCCGGGTGCGGTCCGAGATCGAGCGGGCCATTCCGGTCGGGATGGGGATGCACGGCGAGGAGGTTGACCCGAGCAGGCTGTACGGCCTCGGGTCGGCCGGCTGGGCCGACTTCTGGGGGCGCTTCGACGACGTCGCGGACGCGGTGAAGTTCCGTCGGGACCGGGCCGCGAAGCAGATGGGCTCGCTTGGCGGAGGAAACCACTTTGTAGAGCTTTGTGTCGATACATCCGATTCTGTATGGCTCATGCTGCACTCGGGCTCGCGCAACATCGGCAAGGAACTGGCCGACCACCACATGTCGGTGGCCAGGTCGCTGCCGCACAACCAGGGCATCGTCGACCGCGACCTCGCGGTGTTCGTGAGCGACACCCCGGAGATGGCGGCGTACCGCTCCGACCTGTACTGGGCGCAGGAGTACGCGGCGCGGAACCGGGCGATCATGATGGCCCTGTACCAGGAGGTGATCCGGCGCGAGTTCCGCAAGGCGCGGGTGACCTTCGAGGAGACGATCAGCTGCCACCACAACTACGTCTCGGAGGAGACGTACGACGGGGTGGACCTGCTGGTGACCCGTAAGGGCGCGATCCGCGCGGGGGCCGGCGACCTCGGCATCATCCCGGGGTCGATGGGCACGCGCTCCTACATCGTCCGCGGTCTGGGCA includes these proteins:
- a CDS encoding RtcB family protein, with product MSYTEVPGTRVPIRMWTDPAAVESQAMEQLRNITTLPWLHGLAVMPDVHYGRGATVGSVIAMRDAVCPAAVGVDIGCGMSAVKTSLTAADLPDDLSRVRSEIERAIPVGMGMHGEEVDPSRLYGLGSAGWADFWGRFDDVADAVKFRRDRAAKQMGSLGGGNHFVELCVDTSDSVWLMLHSGSRNIGKELADHHMSVARSLPHNQGIVDRDLAVFVSDTPEMAAYRSDLYWAQEYAARNRAIMMALYQEVIRREFRKARVTFEETISCHHNYVSEETYDGVDLLVTRKGAIRAGAGDLGIIPGSMGTRSYIVRGLGNEAAFNSASHGAGRRMSRNAAKKRFTVADLAAQTEGVECRKDSGVVDEIPGAYKKIEHVMRQQQDLVEVVAELRQVVCVKG